In Bacillus sp. NP247, one DNA window encodes the following:
- a CDS encoding aminotransferase A, whose product MEQFINPRVKDIQISGIRQFSNMIQNYDNLISLTIGQPDFPTPSLVKEAAKRAITENYTSYTHNAGLLELREAACNFVKDNYDLHYSPENEAIVTIGASEAIDVAFRTILEPGTEVILPVPIYPGYEPIIRLCGATPIFIDVRETGFRLTAEALQNAITERTRCVVLPYPSNPTGVTLSKEELEDIVSILKDKNIFVLSDEIYSELVYEDKHTSIAHFPEMRDKTIVINGLSKSHSMTGWRIGLLFAPSYLAKHILKVHQYNVTCATSIAQYAAIEALTAAKDAPKMMRYQYKKRRDYVYNRLIQMGLTVEKPTGAFYLFPYVGHLTSSSFDFALDLVKEAGLALVPGTAFSEYGEGYLRLSYAYSIETLKEGCDRLEAFLKQKAKS is encoded by the coding sequence ATGGAACAATTCATTAATCCTAGAGTGAAGGACATCCAAATTTCTGGAATCCGTCAATTCTCTAACATGATTCAAAACTATGATAATCTCATCTCTTTAACAATTGGGCAACCCGACTTCCCTACACCTTCTTTAGTAAAAGAAGCTGCTAAACGGGCCATTACAGAAAATTATACAAGCTATACACACAACGCTGGTTTATTAGAATTACGCGAGGCGGCTTGTAACTTTGTAAAAGATAATTACGATTTACACTATTCACCTGAAAACGAAGCCATTGTTACAATCGGCGCTAGTGAAGCGATTGATGTTGCATTCCGAACTATTTTAGAACCAGGAACGGAAGTAATTTTACCTGTTCCTATTTATCCTGGTTACGAGCCGATTATTCGACTATGCGGTGCAACTCCTATTTTTATAGATGTTCGTGAAACTGGATTTCGTTTAACAGCTGAAGCTCTGCAAAATGCAATTACAGAACGAACAAGATGCGTCGTTTTACCGTATCCTTCTAATCCAACTGGTGTTACCTTATCAAAAGAAGAATTGGAAGATATTGTATCTATCTTAAAAGATAAAAATATTTTCGTTCTTTCCGATGAAATTTATAGCGAACTTGTATATGAAGACAAACACACATCTATCGCTCATTTCCCAGAAATGCGTGATAAGACTATTGTCATTAACGGCTTATCAAAATCACATTCTATGACTGGCTGGCGTATCGGACTTTTATTTGCCCCAAGTTATTTAGCAAAACACATTTTAAAAGTTCATCAATACAATGTTACATGCGCTACTTCAATTGCTCAATATGCTGCAATCGAAGCTTTAACAGCTGCTAAAGATGCACCGAAGATGATGCGCTATCAATACAAAAAACGCCGTGATTACGTGTATAATAGACTCATTCAAATGGGTTTAACGGTTGAGAAGCCCACAGGTGCATTTTATTTATTCCCATATGTTGGACATTTAACATCTTCATCATTTGATTTTGCACTTGATCTTGTAAAAGAAGCTGGGCTAGCCCTTGTTCCTGGAACAGCATTTTCTGAATATGGTGAAGGTTATCTTCGTCTTTCCTATGCTTATAGTATCGAAACTTTAAAAGAAGGCTGTGACCGTTTAGAAGCCTTTCTAAAGCAAAAAGCTAAGAGTTAA
- a CDS encoding MDR family MFS transporter: MESQLSKKDSNNTKFVVAGLLLGILMAAMDNTIVATAMATIVGDLGGFDKFVWVTSAYMVATMAGMPIFGKLSDMYGRKRFYIGGLILFLFGSALCGTASSIEQLSIYRAIQGIGGGALMPIAFTIMYDIFPPEKRGKMTGLFGAVFGTSSVFGPLLGAYITDYISWHWVFYINIPLGLISFFFITKYYNESLEYRKQKIDWAGAITLVISIICLMFALELGGKEYAWDSNVIIGLFSTVIIMLIIFFFVERNATEPIISFHLFKKPLFAASQGVAFFYGAAFIICTVYIPIFVQGVLGGSASNAGLILTPMMVGSVIGSQTGGQLASRTSYRNIMIVSGVFFVLGIYLLSTLTMETPRTLVTMFMVLAGLGVGFSFSVLSMASIHKLEMRDRGSATSTNSFFRSLGMTLGVTIFGTIQNHVFTDKLKAVFPPELEKMAPKGGDTSFLLSPNATEKLPPEVLIGIKEALATSIANTFFWALIPATLSIICILLMGNERLFTGPKTKQKQKQVS; this comes from the coding sequence TTGGAATCTCAATTATCAAAAAAAGACTCCAACAATACAAAATTTGTTGTTGCTGGTTTACTACTTGGTATTCTAATGGCAGCAATGGATAACACAATAGTCGCAACTGCAATGGCAACAATCGTTGGAGACTTAGGAGGGTTCGACAAATTCGTTTGGGTCACATCTGCATATATGGTAGCAACCATGGCCGGTATGCCTATTTTCGGTAAGCTATCTGATATGTACGGACGGAAACGCTTTTATATTGGCGGATTAATTCTCTTCTTATTTGGTTCTGCACTTTGCGGGACAGCATCAAGTATTGAACAACTAAGTATTTATAGAGCCATTCAAGGAATTGGTGGCGGCGCTCTTATGCCTATCGCATTTACCATTATGTATGATATATTCCCGCCTGAAAAGCGCGGAAAAATGACCGGACTATTTGGTGCTGTTTTCGGAACATCTAGTGTTTTCGGACCTTTATTAGGTGCTTACATTACAGATTATATAAGTTGGCACTGGGTCTTCTATATTAATATTCCATTAGGACTTATTTCTTTCTTCTTCATTACTAAATACTATAACGAGTCTCTAGAATATCGAAAACAAAAAATTGACTGGGCTGGTGCCATTACACTTGTCATTAGTATCATTTGCTTAATGTTTGCCCTAGAACTTGGCGGTAAGGAATATGCATGGGACTCTAATGTGATTATTGGTTTATTTTCAACTGTTATTATTATGCTTATTATTTTCTTCTTCGTAGAAAGAAACGCAACCGAGCCTATTATTTCTTTCCATTTATTTAAAAAACCTTTATTTGCAGCTAGCCAAGGTGTTGCCTTTTTCTATGGCGCAGCTTTTATCATCTGTACAGTTTATATTCCAATCTTCGTTCAAGGTGTTCTCGGTGGTTCAGCCTCAAATGCTGGATTAATTTTGACACCTATGATGGTAGGATCTGTAATTGGAAGTCAAACTGGTGGACAGTTAGCTTCACGAACAAGTTATCGTAACATCATGATAGTATCTGGAGTTTTCTTCGTTCTTGGTATTTATTTACTAAGTACTTTAACAATGGAAACACCTCGTACACTCGTAACTATGTTTATGGTGCTTGCTGGACTTGGAGTTGGATTCTCCTTCTCAGTTTTAAGTATGGCATCTATCCACAAACTAGAAATGAGAGATCGCGGTTCTGCTACATCCACGAACTCATTCTTCCGTTCACTTGGAATGACCCTTGGCGTCACGATTTTCGGTACGATTCAAAATCATGTTTTCACTGATAAATTAAAAGCAGTCTTCCCTCCTGAACTAGAAAAAATGGCTCCTAAAGGTGGAGACACAAGCTTTTTATTATCACCAAATGCTACTGAAAAGCTACCTCCTGAAGTACTGATCGGAATTAAAGAGGCTCTTGCAACATCTATTGCTAATACATTTTTCTGGGCACTTATCCCAGCTACGCTAAGTATAATTTGTATTTTACTTATGGGAAATGAACGTCTTTTCACAGGACCAAAAACAAAGCAAAAACAAAAACAAGTAAGCTAA
- a CDS encoding diguanylate cyclase domain-containing protein, with protein sequence MKHKGKISGLLLGNTVAVTEWIALQDVITKLDSRSFYTVFIIYILQMILSYYFGHWYDKRASGRMDTEVGGMASNDFVVDFFEKVAALSERDSHNITVYILSVKEWKELKETVHEKKLEVLVQKLESTIVKTIRKGDVVTKWNENKYVVVAVDNGHEKSTITNRLMKNIESEIENGLLSMTLLFGAASYPVEGKTFEELLRKAQNQLYQHRNL encoded by the coding sequence ATGAAACATAAAGGGAAAATTAGTGGGTTATTACTCGGGAATACAGTGGCAGTTACAGAATGGATTGCGCTTCAGGATGTAATTACAAAACTGGATTCGCGATCATTTTATACCGTCTTTATTATTTATATATTGCAAATGATACTCAGCTATTATTTTGGACATTGGTATGATAAAAGAGCGAGTGGGCGTATGGATACGGAAGTAGGGGGAATGGCGAGTAATGATTTTGTAGTTGATTTCTTTGAGAAAGTAGCTGCTTTATCAGAACGGGATTCTCATAATATTACAGTGTACATTCTTTCTGTGAAAGAATGGAAAGAACTAAAAGAAACAGTGCACGAAAAAAAATTGGAGGTGTTAGTACAAAAATTAGAGAGTACGATTGTAAAGACAATTCGTAAAGGGGATGTCGTTACTAAGTGGAATGAAAATAAGTATGTTGTTGTGGCGGTTGATAACGGACATGAAAAATCGACAATAACAAACCGATTAATGAAAAATATTGAAAGTGAAATAGAAAATGGCTTGTTAAGTATGACTCTATTATTTGGAGCTGCTAGTTATCCAGTAGAAGGAAAAACTTTTGAAGAATTGTTAAGAAAGGCACAAAATCAATTGTACCAGCATAGGAATTTGTAA
- the comJ gene encoding competence protein ComJ: protein MELTISYSQLMIMNYDGQQPYVDWTPEDFERGYAEVDGAIIFEAISDYTCEVEVTCGNHIEKEEVVRTISVPFTVKNEEVYITSILSNKFHIPIPNGEYMVVLQATPLEEPTDDELYKVQYDFYFESVE from the coding sequence ATGGAATTAACAATTTCATATTCGCAATTAATGATAATGAACTATGATGGTCAGCAGCCTTATGTAGATTGGACTCCTGAAGATTTTGAAAGAGGCTATGCTGAGGTGGATGGAGCTATTATTTTTGAGGCAATCTCTGACTATACTTGTGAAGTGGAAGTTACTTGCGGAAATCATATTGAGAAAGAAGAAGTGGTTAGAACGATATCAGTTCCTTTCACAGTGAAGAATGAAGAAGTATATATAACAAGTATTCTTTCTAATAAATTTCATATTCCTATTCCGAACGGGGAATATATGGTAGTCTTGCAGGCAACTCCTCTTGAAGAGCCAACAGACGATGAATTGTATAAAGTACAATACGACTTCTATTTTGAGAGTGTAGAATAA
- a CDS encoding DUF3967 domain-containing protein, which yields MDAIYKTKDVTNKTGIPKHIVRKYSQLLEEHGYIISKTADARIYKLDDLKLLKSIHERAATLQEDISETIPIILKEKEAPPAPVIQDKQEIQSKEDGRNFEEFMLKLEMLAQLNEAIIHQNSTLITQNRLKDEKLDELMQQVYVKEGSQEKMLQELVVHAAQTDALQKEKMDLLMNHMYKRESKQEEKMNKLVNQIYNKDSNRDAQLMQVIREIQETKRLVAASKEQSFFQSFKSLFVRTKQEKINE from the coding sequence ATGGACGCTATTTATAAAACGAAAGATGTTACAAATAAAACAGGTATCCCAAAACATATAGTCCGAAAATATAGCCAACTCTTAGAGGAACACGGTTATATCATTTCAAAAACAGCTGATGCTCGTATTTATAAATTGGATGATTTAAAACTATTGAAATCTATACATGAAAGAGCTGCTACATTACAAGAAGACATTTCAGAAACAATACCTATTATTTTAAAAGAAAAAGAGGCCCCGCCTGCACCTGTTATTCAAGATAAACAAGAGATACAATCAAAAGAAGATGGACGTAACTTTGAGGAGTTCATGTTAAAACTTGAAATGCTTGCTCAATTAAATGAAGCAATTATTCATCAAAACTCTACTCTCATTACACAAAATCGTTTAAAAGACGAGAAATTAGATGAACTAATGCAACAAGTTTATGTAAAAGAAGGCTCTCAGGAAAAAATGTTACAAGAGCTAGTTGTTCATGCCGCCCAAACAGATGCACTCCAAAAAGAAAAGATGGACTTATTAATGAATCATATGTATAAGCGAGAATCCAAACAAGAAGAAAAAATGAATAAACTTGTCAATCAAATTTACAATAAAGACAGCAACCGTGATGCACAACTTATGCAAGTTATTCGCGAAATTCAAGAAACAAAAAGATTAGTCGCCGCCTCAAAAGAGCAAAGCTTCTTTCAATCATTTAAAAGTTTATTCGTTCGAACAAAACAAGAAAAAATAAATGAATGA
- a CDS encoding SPP1 phage holin family protein, producing MLQKENLSDIIRLLAGFLLSLKLLFNSFGVNFITNDQIDAIVNVASFLFILYFGYKNNYVGKKGIEQKKVLKKHNLH from the coding sequence ATGCTACAAAAAGAAAATCTATCAGATATTATACGTTTACTAGCAGGTTTTCTGTTATCGTTAAAATTACTATTTAATTCTTTCGGAGTGAACTTTATTACAAACGATCAAATTGATGCTATTGTAAATGTTGCTTCCTTTCTTTTCATTCTATATTTTGGTTATAAAAATAATTATGTAGGAAAAAAAGGAATCGAGCAAAAAAAAGTACTCAAAAAACACAACCTCCATTAA
- a CDS encoding YkyA family protein, whose protein sequence is MLKYSKLAIVTALSMTLLAGCFGPKPEEELYVAFENAAKQEKTMFEDAKKLESLEKEGQVLYNQIVQEGKDNNQAVKDKLDQAVKNTAEREKVLIKEKEALNKAQEEVKSADKHVKKIEDNKLKDQADKVKSTYEKRHDSFQKMYDSYNKSLKQEKELYTMLQDKGTKLKDISEKVKLVNQAYKDIETEKDKFNEYTKSYNTEKVAFYKQANIKIKEDKK, encoded by the coding sequence ATGTTGAAATATAGTAAATTAGCAATTGTAACTGCATTATCAATGACTTTACTAGCTGGTTGTTTCGGCCCAAAACCAGAAGAGGAGCTATATGTTGCATTTGAAAATGCTGCCAAGCAAGAAAAAACAATGTTTGAAGATGCGAAAAAATTAGAGTCATTAGAGAAAGAGGGGCAAGTATTATATAATCAAATTGTCCAAGAAGGAAAAGATAATAATCAGGCTGTTAAGGATAAGCTTGATCAAGCAGTGAAAAATACAGCTGAACGAGAAAAAGTTCTTATTAAAGAAAAAGAGGCGTTAAATAAAGCGCAAGAAGAAGTGAAGTCAGCTGATAAGCATGTAAAGAAAATTGAAGATAATAAATTAAAAGACCAGGCGGATAAAGTAAAGAGTACTTATGAGAAACGACATGATTCATTCCAAAAGATGTACGATAGCTATAATAAATCTTTAAAGCAAGAAAAAGAATTATATACAATGCTACAAGATAAAGGTACAAAATTAAAAGATATTAGCGAGAAAGTAAAGTTAGTAAACCAAGCATATAAAGATATTGAGACAGAAAAAGATAAGTTTAATGAATATACGAAATCATATAATACAGAAAAAGTTGCATTCTATAAACAAGCGAATATTAAAATTAAGGAAGATAAAAAATAA
- the metE gene encoding 5-methyltetrahydropteroyltriglutamate--homocysteine S-methyltransferase translates to MAIQTSNLGYPRIGLQREWKKTLEAFWSNKIDEEQFLTTMKEIRLQHVKVQQEKGIELIPVGDFTYYDHVLDTAYMLGFIPSRFSEFTSYLDVYFAMARGSKDHVASEMTKWFNTNYHYIVPEYEEGLQISLKDNRPLRLYEEAKKELGVDGKPVILGPYTFLKLAKGYNEEQFATILKELVAPYVQLFSELHAAGAQIIQVDEPIFASLTKDEINQAKELYEAIHKEVPNANLLLQTYFDSVEENYEEIITFPVSGIGLDFVHGKEGNVNAISKYGFPADKILAIGCIDGRNIWRADLDDVLSLFTTLQNQITAKGLIVQPSCSLLHTPIDKTEETHLATELFDALAFANQKLEELVLIHSALTKGVESISSDLTTYRNAHNAIRSSAARNREDVKVARTSLKEDDFSRPLPFEKRYELQQVALQLPLLPTTTIGSFPQTSEVRQTRKQWRNGDITNEQYNQFIEKETAKWIRYQEDIGLDVLVHGEFERTDMVEYFGERLAGFSFTKNGWVQSYGSRCVKPPVIYGDVAFISGMTIKETVYAQSLTEKVVKGMLTGPVTILNWSFVRNDIARKEVSYQIALALRHEIELLESSGIRVIQVDEPALREGMPLKEKDWDTYITWAVQSFLLATSSVENETQIHTHMCYSNFEDIVDAIRALDADVISIETSRSHGEFINTLKHTTYEKGIGLGVYDIHSPRVPSKDEMFTIVEQSLQVCDPKYFWINPDCGLKTRRTEEVIPALEHMVQAAKDARSLLKTNA, encoded by the coding sequence ATGGCAATTCAAACAAGTAACTTAGGTTATCCACGTATCGGACTACAACGAGAGTGGAAAAAAACATTGGAAGCTTTTTGGTCCAATAAAATTGATGAAGAACAATTTTTAACGACAATGAAAGAAATTCGCCTTCAACACGTCAAAGTACAGCAAGAAAAAGGAATTGAATTAATTCCAGTTGGCGATTTTACATATTATGATCACGTTCTGGATACGGCCTACATGTTAGGATTCATCCCGTCACGTTTTTCAGAGTTTACCTCTTACCTTGATGTATATTTTGCAATGGCACGCGGCTCTAAAGATCACGTTGCTTCTGAAATGACAAAATGGTTTAACACAAACTATCATTACATTGTTCCTGAATATGAAGAAGGATTACAAATCTCTTTAAAAGACAATCGTCCTCTTCGTTTATATGAAGAAGCGAAAAAAGAGTTAGGCGTTGATGGAAAACCAGTTATTTTAGGCCCTTATACATTCCTAAAACTAGCAAAAGGTTATAACGAAGAGCAATTTGCCACTATTTTAAAAGAGCTAGTTGCACCTTATGTACAATTATTCTCTGAATTACACGCAGCTGGAGCACAAATTATTCAAGTTGACGAACCAATCTTCGCATCTTTAACAAAAGATGAAATTAATCAAGCGAAAGAACTTTACGAAGCTATTCATAAAGAAGTTCCGAATGCTAATCTTCTTCTACAAACATATTTTGATAGTGTAGAAGAGAACTATGAAGAAATTATTACATTCCCTGTTTCTGGTATTGGATTAGACTTTGTTCATGGCAAAGAAGGTAATGTAAATGCTATTTCAAAATATGGATTCCCAGCTGATAAAATTTTAGCTATCGGTTGTATAGATGGCCGTAACATTTGGAGAGCTGATCTTGATGATGTACTTTCTTTATTTACAACATTACAAAATCAAATCACAGCAAAAGGTTTAATTGTTCAACCTTCTTGTAGCTTATTGCATACTCCAATTGATAAAACGGAAGAAACACACTTAGCAACTGAATTATTTGATGCACTTGCATTTGCTAATCAAAAATTAGAAGAATTAGTCCTTATCCATTCTGCTCTTACTAAAGGTGTAGAAAGCATCAGTAGCGATTTGACAACATATCGTAATGCACATAATGCAATCCGCTCATCAGCTGCACGTAATCGTGAAGATGTAAAAGTGGCACGTACATCACTTAAAGAAGATGATTTCTCACGTCCTCTTCCATTTGAAAAACGATATGAACTACAGCAAGTAGCTTTACAATTACCGTTGTTACCAACAACAACTATCGGTAGCTTCCCGCAAACATCTGAAGTTCGTCAAACACGTAAACAGTGGCGTAACGGCGACATTACAAATGAGCAATATAATCAATTCATTGAAAAAGAAACTGCAAAGTGGATTCGTTACCAAGAAGATATTGGTCTTGATGTACTAGTACATGGTGAATTCGAAAGAACTGACATGGTGGAGTATTTTGGAGAAAGACTTGCTGGTTTCTCCTTTACTAAAAACGGATGGGTACAATCATACGGTTCTCGCTGCGTAAAGCCACCTGTTATTTATGGTGATGTTGCCTTTATAAGTGGAATGACTATTAAAGAAACTGTATATGCACAAAGCTTAACAGAGAAAGTAGTAAAAGGTATGCTAACTGGACCTGTCACTATTTTAAATTGGTCATTCGTTCGAAACGATATTGCAAGAAAAGAAGTTTCATATCAAATTGCATTAGCACTTCGTCATGAAATTGAATTACTTGAATCTTCCGGAATTAGAGTGATCCAAGTCGATGAGCCTGCACTTCGTGAAGGTATGCCGTTAAAAGAAAAAGATTGGGATACATATATTACATGGGCAGTTCAATCATTCCTTTTAGCAACATCTTCTGTAGAAAATGAAACACAAATTCATACTCATATGTGTTACAGTAACTTCGAAGATATTGTAGATGCAATTCGCGCGTTAGATGCAGATGTTATTTCTATCGAAACATCAAGAAGCCATGGAGAATTTATTAATACATTAAAACATACAACATATGAAAAAGGAATTGGTCTAGGTGTATATGATATTCATAGCCCACGTGTCCCAAGTAAAGATGAAATGTTCACAATCGTAGAACAATCTTTACAAGTATGTGACCCTAAATATTTCTGGATTAATCCAGACTGTGGCTTAAAAACACGAAGAACTGAGGAAGTTATACCTGCTTTAGAGCACATGGTTCAGGCAGCAAAAGACGCTCGTTCTCTCCTAAAAACAAACGCATAA
- a CDS encoding YkyB family protein: MKPSQPQSQLHNQHSINRLAQSIFVVNRHAKAATNPKYLYWLKKTALERLITEKKAIKEGLHFSRNPRFSQQQSDVLIRLGDYFFHIPPTKDDFRTLPHLGHLESSYRNPKTTLSLTIAKKTLQDYIGPEALKQEKKLSEPVPWYSRTYTKK; encoded by the coding sequence ATGAAACCTTCACAACCACAATCTCAATTACATAATCAACATTCTATTAATAGACTAGCTCAATCTATTTTCGTTGTGAATCGTCATGCTAAAGCTGCAACTAATCCTAAGTACTTATATTGGTTAAAAAAGACTGCTTTAGAACGCTTAATTACTGAAAAAAAGGCTATCAAAGAAGGATTACATTTTTCTAGAAATCCACGTTTTAGTCAACAACAATCCGATGTTCTTATACGTTTAGGTGATTATTTTTTCCATATCCCTCCTACGAAAGATGATTTTCGCACCCTACCACATCTTGGTCACCTTGAATCCTCCTATCGAAATCCGAAAACAACCTTATCTTTAACAATAGCAAAAAAAACACTTCAAGATTATATTGGTCCTGAAGCATTAAAACAAGAAAAAAAATTAAGCGAACCAGTTCCATGGTATAGCCGTACCTATACAAAAAAATAA
- a CDS encoding HAMP domain-containing sensor histidine kinase: MELIRDLMIQIAIIILPLFLYEAIRLNRYQEMLPKPNRYFIMFLSSVTLVLSMTYSICFGTVCGYNFHPIPIVSGFLYGGIVGLIPAIIFVAHEWILKGLSWLPIVEVIFLSIIPLFLSKKWSLFSRDKKLISAFMIASFYVLVSLVVGMLNVLLETGFTPYISNLYSGYIFASLIMVMTMVFQVYLTEYLNENALLRTEMQKSEKLNIVSELAASVAHEVRNPLTVVRGFIQLLESTEDVKNKDYMRLVLAELDRAEQIISDYLNLARPQIEKKEHICLSAQLIEMTTLMSSFAAMQGVYLQVEISESLYTIGDKTKLKQAIMNVVKNGIEAIQGNKGYLKVTAIQKDEMIIIRVKDSGVGMTKEQLVRLGQPYYSLKEKGTGLGLMVTFSILQAHNGTLEYKSESGKGTEAIIILPAVRYKE; this comes from the coding sequence ATGGAGCTGATTCGTGATTTAATGATCCAAATTGCCATCATTATTTTACCATTATTTTTATATGAAGCGATTCGTTTAAATCGTTATCAAGAAATGCTTCCGAAGCCTAATCGCTACTTTATTATGTTTTTATCTAGCGTTACACTTGTTCTCTCCATGACATACTCTATTTGTTTTGGTACCGTTTGCGGATACAATTTTCATCCAATCCCAATTGTTAGTGGTTTTTTATATGGTGGGATTGTTGGGCTCATCCCTGCCATTATTTTTGTTGCACATGAATGGATTCTTAAGGGGCTCAGTTGGTTGCCTATCGTAGAAGTTATATTTCTTTCGATAATTCCATTGTTTTTGTCAAAGAAATGGTCTCTTTTTTCAAGGGATAAGAAGCTAATATCAGCTTTTATGATTGCATCATTTTATGTTCTTGTTTCATTAGTAGTCGGGATGTTGAATGTCCTTTTAGAAACAGGTTTTACACCGTACATATCTAATCTATATAGTGGGTATATATTTGCATCACTTATTATGGTTATGACAATGGTATTTCAAGTGTATTTGACTGAGTATTTAAATGAAAATGCATTATTGCGTACAGAAATGCAAAAATCAGAAAAACTTAATATTGTAAGTGAGTTAGCTGCAAGTGTTGCACATGAAGTTCGAAACCCTCTCACTGTTGTACGAGGGTTTATTCAATTGCTAGAGAGTACGGAAGACGTAAAAAACAAAGATTATATGCGTCTCGTATTAGCTGAACTGGATCGTGCTGAACAGATTATTTCAGATTATTTAAATTTAGCAAGGCCTCAAATTGAAAAAAAAGAACATATTTGTTTATCAGCACAATTAATTGAAATGACAACTCTTATGTCATCATTTGCAGCGATGCAGGGCGTTTATTTGCAAGTTGAGATTTCTGAGAGCCTTTATACTATCGGCGATAAGACGAAATTGAAGCAAGCTATTATGAATGTTGTTAAAAACGGTATTGAAGCAATTCAAGGAAACAAAGGGTACTTAAAAGTAACAGCTATTCAAAAAGATGAAATGATAATAATAAGAGTTAAAGATAGTGGTGTTGGAATGACAAAAGAACAGTTAGTAAGGCTTGGACAACCATATTATTCTTTAAAAGAAAAAGGAACAGGTTTAGGTCTTATGGTAACATTTAGTATTTTACAAGCGCATAATGGTACATTGGAATATAAAAGTGAAAGCGGAAAAGGAACTGAAGCTATTATTATATTGCCAGCTGTACGATATAAGGAATAA
- the nucA gene encoding DNA-entry nuclease translates to MKQFKGIIISIIAILSLLVAVYEVLVPEETSTKKTTTYDQILEFPKERYPETGKHITDAIKDGHSEMCTIDRNGAADRRKLSLAPYPTKKGYDRDEWPMAMCKEGGKGAHIEYISPADNRGAGSWVGNKLDKYPDGTRVKFEVK, encoded by the coding sequence ATGAAGCAATTTAAAGGTATTATCATTTCAATTATTGCAATTCTTTCTCTTTTGGTAGCGGTATATGAAGTACTTGTGCCAGAGGAGACAAGTACTAAAAAAACAACTACGTATGATCAAATTCTAGAGTTCCCGAAAGAACGATATCCAGAGACCGGGAAACATATAACAGATGCTATAAAAGATGGGCATTCAGAAATGTGTACAATTGATCGTAATGGTGCAGCGGATAGAAGGAAATTATCGTTAGCGCCATATCCGACGAAGAAAGGTTATGATCGTGATGAATGGCCGATGGCGATGTGTAAGGAAGGCGGAAAAGGAGCTCATATTGAATATATAAGTCCAGCAGATAACCGCGGTGCAGGTTCTTGGGTAGGGAATAAGCTAGACAAATATCCAGATGGTACGCGTGTGAAATTTGAAGTGAAATAG
- a CDS encoding PadR family transcriptional regulator, giving the protein MSMKLVILGLLLEGDKHPYEVQHIMKERQMDCYIKYAKGSLYYAFEQLEKQGAISVTNIVRDTNRPDKTIFHITGDGKTLFHTLLLKQFEAKSQIYKPIYSALSFAHFSDEQALVPILEKKRDDTMLYLHTMQTIYDHNKQLVPRAQLYILQSVIEHINVELRWLNTLLQDATAGRLSEIGVDND; this is encoded by the coding sequence ATGAGCATGAAGTTAGTCATTCTCGGCTTGTTACTCGAAGGAGATAAACACCCATATGAAGTTCAACATATAATGAAAGAACGACAAATGGATTGTTATATTAAATATGCCAAAGGATCGCTATACTATGCCTTCGAGCAATTAGAAAAACAAGGTGCGATTAGCGTTACCAATATTGTTCGAGATACGAATAGACCAGATAAAACAATCTTCCATATAACAGGGGACGGAAAAACCCTTTTCCATACTTTATTATTAAAACAATTTGAAGCGAAAAGCCAAATATATAAACCTATTTATTCAGCGCTCTCTTTCGCTCACTTTAGCGACGAACAAGCACTAGTTCCTATTTTGGAAAAAAAGAGAGATGATACAATGCTATATTTACATACAATGCAAACGATATACGATCATAATAAACAACTAGTTCCTCGTGCTCAACTATATATTCTACAAAGCGTCATTGAGCATATTAATGTTGAATTACGTTGGCTAAACACACTCTTACAAGATGCAACTGCAGGTCGTCTTTCAGAAATAGGTGTAGATAATGATTAA